The following nucleotide sequence is from Burkholderia gladioli.
CGTCGGCCAGCCGCGCAACGCGTGGACGATCGAGCGCAGCGAGCTCAGCACCGTGCCGGCGGCCTGCCAGCCATAGGCGGTGACGATCACGCCTACCGCGCGTCCATCCAGGTAGGGGCGCTGGTCGGCACGCAGTTCCTCGAGCGTGTCGAGCGCGTTCTTCACCAGGCCGGACACGCCGCCGTGGTAGCCGGGCGTCGCGATGATCACGGCGTCGGCTTCGCGCACCGCCTCGATCAGCTCGATCTGGGATTCGCTCAAGCCTTTTTGTTCCGGCGCGTAATGGGGCAGGGAATGCAGGAACGGGCCGTCGAACAGCCGCGTGCGCGCGCCGGCCGCCTGGGCGCCGCGCAGCGCGAAATTCAGGGCGCGTTCGGTCGACGAAGCCGCGCGGGTGGTGCCGCCGATGCCGACGATGAACGGCCGGCGGTGTTGATCGAATGCAGTCAAGATGTGCTCCCGGGAATGCGGTGCCTGATCAGACAGGCTCGAACGAGCATGTTAACGAGCCGTGCCGGCTGCGGGAAACGACTTTTCGTTCTATCGATATGCCTTTGCGCGAGGCAAGTCCTGGCCGCCGGAGCTCGTTTGGATAGCAGAAATGCTTGGTTCGACCGGCCCCGGCCCGTCGATATGATCGTTTCATGGCACCTCGCTGGTGTCGTCTCTGACATGGGTTGGCCCCGCCCTCGGCAACGTCGGCGGGGCATTTTTTCGTGGTCCCGGCGGCTTGGGGGGCCGCAGCGGAAATCCGGCGCGCCGGGTCCGAGCTTTCGGGCCTAACATGAGGGCCTGCCCAACCAGACCGCTTCGTTTCGATGAGTACCATCCTCCTGACTGGTTTCGAGCCCTTCGGCGGCGACACCCTCAACCCTTCCTGGGAAGCCGCGCGCTGCGTCGACGGCGAAACCCTCGCCGGCGCGCGCGTGGTGGCGCATCGCCTGCCCTGCGTGGTCGAGTCGGCGCCGCGCGCGCTGGCCGAAGCCATCGAGGCGACCGATCCGGCGCTGGTGCTGTGCCTGGGTCTGGCCAGCGGCCGTCCCGACGTTTCGGTCGAGCGAGTCGCCATCAACGTGGTCGATGCGCGGATTCCCGACAATGCCGGGCACCAGCCGATCGACGAGCCGGTGGTGGAGGGCGGCCCGGCCGCCTATTTCTCGACGCTGCCGATCAAGGCGCTGGTGCGCGACCTGCGCGAGGCCGGGATTCCCGCCTCGGTCTCGCAGACGGCCGGTACCTACGTCTGCAACACTGTCTTCTACGCGCTGATGCACTTCGCCGCCACGCAGCGTCCTTCGCTGCGCGGCGGTTTCATCCATGTGCCCTGCCTGCCCGAGTTGGCCGCGCGCCATCCCGGGCTGCCGAGCCTCTCGCTCGATACGCTGGCCCAGGCGATTCGCATCATGGCCGTCACCGCGCTCGAGCGACGCGAGGACATCCGGCTGGGCGCCGGCGCCGTGCATTGAGACGGCGGGGCGCCGTTCGAGATCGGGGCGGGTACCCCAGGCAATCGCTGCGCAATCCTCAGGAAACCTGAGCATTCTCCTTGTCATGGGAAACCGGTGCATGCGCAAGCAACCATCGTCGAGCGCGCGCGAGCCGGTGCCGCGAAGCTTTCAGGCCGATATCGCCGGCCGGGCGGTGGTGCGACCGGGTTGCACCTGCCGCGCCCGGCCGCATCGAACGATCGTGCGCCGAAGGGGCAGCGGGCCGCATCGGCGATCGGACATGTTCTTGTCGAATTGCGACCTCGCCGCTTGTGTTTTTCCGCCGCGATCCGCGCCGCGCGTCGCTCATGCCGCGTTGCGGGATCATGGGGCACGATCCGCGTCCATCAAGGCTTTTCGCTTGACGCGGCGCCGCAAGCGGGCCCTCGCCGCCGCGTCTGCCGCGCCGGTGCTGGCGGAGCACGACAAATACCCGTGTCGTATTTGCGCAAGCGACTGTCGGAATTCGTCGGCTACCCCAAGTTTTTTCTGGCAACCATTGAGGCACGCTCTGATGGTGAGCCCCAGCTACACGAGGAGAAGGTTTCGATGGATGCCCCCAAGGTCGTAGTCGAAGGTCTGTGCAAGGTTTTTGGTAACAACCCGAAGCAGGCGCTCGACATGCTCGCAGCCGGGTCGACGAAGGACGATATTTTCAAGCAGACCGGCCAGGTGGTCGGGGTGCACGACGTATCGTTCGACGTGCAGGAAGGCGAGATTTTCGTGCTGATGGGCTTGTCCGGTTCGGGCAAGTCGACGCTGATCCGCCTCGTCAACCGCCTGGTCGAGCCGACCGCCGGCAAGGTGCTGATCGACGGCCGCGACGTGGCCTCGGTGCGCCGCTCGGAGCTGACCGCGCTGCGCCGCACCGACATGAGCATGGTGTTCCAGTCCTTCGCGCTGATGCCGCAGCGCACCGTGCTGTCGAACGCCGCGTTCGGCCTGGAAGTGGCCGGCGTGGGCCGCAAGGACCGCGAGCGCCGCGCGATGGACGTGCTCGAGCAGGTCGGCCTGGCCGCGTTCGCGAAGAAGCTGCCCGCCGAGCTGTCGGGCGGCATGCAGCAGCGCGTCGGCCTGGCCCGCGCGCTGGCCGTCAACCCCTCGCTGATGATCATGGACGAGGCCTTCTCGGCGCTCGATCCGCTCAAGCGCAAGGAAATGCAGAACGTGCTGCTGCAGCTCCAGAAGGAGCAGCGCCGCACCATCATGTTCGTCTCGCACGACCTGGAGGAGGCGCTGCGCATCGGCACGCGCATCGCGATCATGGAGGGCGGCCGCCTGGTGCAGGTCGGCACGCCGCAGGACATCATCGCCAACCCGGCCGACGATTACGTCCGCGCCTTCTTCGAGGGCATCGACACCAGCCGCTACCTGACCGCCAGCGACCTGATGCAGACCGGCGCCGTGCCGATCGTCTCCAGGCTCGACGCGGCCAACGTGGCCGCCACGCTCAACGGCAGCGCCGAATACGCCTTCGTGCTCGACGAGGCGCGCAAGATCCGCGGCTTCGTCACGCGCGACGCGCTCGGCATGGCCGCGCCCAACGTGCGCCAGATCGAGTCCATCCCGCATGACGCCACGCTCGACCACGTGGTCGAACGCGTGGTCGCCAGCCCCAACGCGCTGCCCGTGGTCGACGACCAGGGCTGCTACTGCGGTTCCGTCGATCGGGCCGTGCTCCTGAAGGCCATCACCCGTTCGCGAGGCTCCCATGTCTGAACTGATTCCGCTCGGCACCTGGGTCGACCAATCGGTCCGCTACCTGCTCGACCACGACGCGAAGACCTTCGACACGATCGGCCAGGTGATCGAGAGCCTGGCCGCGCTGGTCGAGCACGGCCTGCAGGCGATCCCGATGTGGCTGCTGATGGCGATCTTCATCGGCGTGGGCCTCTGGCGCGTGGGTTGGCGCTTCGCGATCTTCACCACGCTGGCCCTGCTGCTGATCTTCGCGACCGGCTTCTGGGACCAGACCGTGATCACCCTGGGGCTGACGCTGTCGTCCACCATCATCAGCCTGGTGCTGGGCATCCCGCTCGGCATCTGGGCGGCCAAGAGCAAGTGGGTGTCGGCCATCGTGCGGCCGATCCTGGACCTGATGCAGACCATGCCGGCCTTCGTCTACCTGATCCCGGCCGCGATGCTGTTCGGCCTGGGCCGCGTGCCGGGGATCCTCTCCACGGTGATCTTCGCGATGCCGCCGGCGGTGCGCCTGACCAGCCTCGGCATCCGCCACGTGAACCGCGAGATCGTCGAGGCCGGGCAGGCCTTCGGCTGCACGCCCTGGCAGCTGCTCTACAAGGTGCAGTTCCCGAATGCGCTGCCCTCGATCATGCAGGGCGTGAACCAGACCATCATGATG
It contains:
- a CDS encoding NADPH-dependent FMN reductase → MTAFDQHRRPFIVGIGGTTRAASSTERALNFALRGAQAAGARTRLFDGPFLHSLPHYAPEQKGLSESQIELIEAVREADAVIIATPGYHGGVSGLVKNALDTLEELRADQRPYLDGRAVGVIVTAYGWQAAGTVLSSLRSIVHALRGWPTPFGAAVNTLETRFETADTCSDAKVAGQLETVGAQAAEFALAFASHRAATQIAAPVLKLASN
- the choW gene encoding choline ABC transporter permease subunit, coding for MSELIPLGTWVDQSVRYLLDHDAKTFDTIGQVIESLAALVEHGLQAIPMWLLMAIFIGVGLWRVGWRFAIFTTLALLLIFATGFWDQTVITLGLTLSSTIISLVLGIPLGIWAAKSKWVSAIVRPILDLMQTMPAFVYLIPAAMLFGLGRVPGILSTVIFAMPPAVRLTSLGIRHVNREIVEAGQAFGCTPWQLLYKVQFPNALPSIMQGVNQTIMMALSMVIIASMVGAGGLGNDVLASIQRLDIGLGFESGLSVVLLAIILDRITESFGRAPGAARAPLFSGFRQLFGMKPAVQA
- a CDS encoding quaternary amine ABC transporter ATP-binding protein, whose protein sequence is MDAPKVVVEGLCKVFGNNPKQALDMLAAGSTKDDIFKQTGQVVGVHDVSFDVQEGEIFVLMGLSGSGKSTLIRLVNRLVEPTAGKVLIDGRDVASVRRSELTALRRTDMSMVFQSFALMPQRTVLSNAAFGLEVAGVGRKDRERRAMDVLEQVGLAAFAKKLPAELSGGMQQRVGLARALAVNPSLMIMDEAFSALDPLKRKEMQNVLLQLQKEQRRTIMFVSHDLEEALRIGTRIAIMEGGRLVQVGTPQDIIANPADDYVRAFFEGIDTSRYLTASDLMQTGAVPIVSRLDAANVAATLNGSAEYAFVLDEARKIRGFVTRDALGMAAPNVRQIESIPHDATLDHVVERVVASPNALPVVDDQGCYCGSVDRAVLLKAITRSRGSHV
- the pcp gene encoding pyroglutamyl-peptidase I, with the protein product MSTILLTGFEPFGGDTLNPSWEAARCVDGETLAGARVVAHRLPCVVESAPRALAEAIEATDPALVLCLGLASGRPDVSVERVAINVVDARIPDNAGHQPIDEPVVEGGPAAYFSTLPIKALVRDLREAGIPASVSQTAGTYVCNTVFYALMHFAATQRPSLRGGFIHVPCLPELAARHPGLPSLSLDTLAQAIRIMAVTALERREDIRLGAGAVH